Part of the Chitinophaga parva genome is shown below.
CTACAAAACAATGGCAACCTGGAAAATTGACGCTGCACATAGCGAAGTAGGTTTCAAGATCAAACACCTGATGATCACAAATGTAAGCGGTAACTTCACTGCTTTTGATGGTACGGTAACCAATGAAGGCGAAGACTTCAAAGACGCGGTGATCACTTTTGAAGCAGACATCGACAGCATTAACACTAAGAATGAACAACGTGATGGTCACCTGAAATCCCCTGATTTCTTTGACGCTGCACAATATCCCAAACTGAGCTTTGTATCTACCCAGGTAAAGAAGCTGCATGATGATGAATACAAGGTAACCGGCAACCTGACCATGCACGGTGAAACCCGTCCCGTGGAGCTGGCAGTAGAATACAGCGGTATTGTAAAAGACCCGTATGGTCAAACCAAGGCTGGCTTTGAAGTAACCGGCCGCCTGCACCGTGCAGACTTTGGCCTGCGCTGGAATGGCACCACCGAAGCCGGTGGCGTGATCCTCAGCGACGAAGTGAAGCTGAACGCCAGCATCCAGGTGGTAAAA
Proteins encoded:
- a CDS encoding YceI family protein; protein product: MATWKIDAAHSEVGFKIKHLMITNVSGNFTAFDGTVTNEGEDFKDAVITFEADIDSINTKNEQRDGHLKSPDFFDAAQYPKLSFVSTQVKKLHDDEYKVTGNLTMHGETRPVELAVEYSGIVKDPYGQTKAGFEVTGRLHRADFGLRWNGTTEAGGVILSDEVKLNASIQVVKQ